Proteins from one Cydia fagiglandana chromosome 13, ilCydFagi1.1, whole genome shotgun sequence genomic window:
- the LOC134670238 gene encoding SREBP regulating gene protein, which translates to MWYAALVRFIRRRLVLGIIFVSSLTYCIVSLWREGGSRNMAYQDIMIERKPFVWRTLQEHNDTLDNIVCRNSVQGKIFIVDDRGYVCKRNHMNKNGCCDPDAESTKRYGCDSCKENHCCVIYEFCVSCCLDPGKRDMLELVLSKLSAEENVLFRSLSDDYELCLTKCRTSSHSVQHENSYKDPTHKHCFGDEPPGTRSPD; encoded by the exons ATGTGGTACGCGGCTTTAGTTAGGTTTATTCGAAGAAGGCTCGTCTTAGGGATAATATTTGTATCCTCCCTGACTTACTGCATCGTCAGTTTATGGAGAGAG GGTGGAAGCAGGAACATGGCATACCAGGACATCATGATTGAGAGAAAGCCATTTGTGTGGCGAACACTACAAGAGCACAATGATACACTAGATAATATTGTGTGTAGGAACTCCGTACAGGGGAAAATCTTCATAGTTGACGATAGAG GCTATGTATGCAAAAGAAACCACATGAACAAGAATGGGTGCTGTGACCCGGACGCCGAGTCGACCAAGAGATACGGCTGTGACAGCTGCAAAGAGAACCATTGCTGTGTTATCTACGAGTTCTGTGTCTCGTGTTGCTTAGACCCGGGCAAG aGGGACATGTTAGAATTGGTGCTATCAAAACTATCAGCGGAGGAAAATGTTTTATTCCGCTCACTATCAGACGACTATGAGTTGTGCTTGACCAAATGCCGTACCAGCTCGCATAGCGTACAACATGAGAACTCCTACAAGGACCCAACACACAAGCACTGCTTTGGGGACGAGCCCCCAGGAACGAGAAGCCCTGATTAA